In Acidimicrobiia bacterium, the sequence GTGGTTCACCGCTCGAGGTGGTAGCCACTCCGGAGGGCACCGTTGGTGACGCCACCCTGGCCGATCCGGAGAAGGCGAGGGGTGGCGTGAATGCGATCCTCGACTATCTCGAGCGACTGGTCAATGACATCATGGAGATGTATCCGCCCGGGAAGCTGCCGCCGATCGAACAGGTGAGTATGCGGCCCCGGGAGGACGTTGAAGCGGTGCTCAAGGGCCCACTGGAGCCGGGCGGCCGGCATCTTTACACGTTCGCCTATCCGCCGTAAGTCGGGGTCGCCGGCGGATCAGGAATAGATTGAGGTTCATGTTCAGAACCAGCATGGCAATCTCGCCCACCCCGGCCGAGTTTGCCCCGCTGCTCTTCGCCGGGGATTGGAAAGGGGCGCTCGATGCCGCCGCCGATCTTGGGTACGACGCAATCGAGATGAGCGTCCGCGACCCGGCCGATCCGGCGGTTGTGTCATGTGATGCCGAAGCCCGCCGGCGGGACATTCGAGTCTCGGCGATAGCGACAGGACAATCCTTCTACTCGGACGGGTGGTCGCTGACCGCCGACGATCCGGGGATTCAAACATTGCTCGAGCAACGGATGCGCCGCATCATCGACCTGGCTGCCCCCTGGGAGGCACTCGTTGTAATCGGCGGCGTCCGCGGGACGCTGTCCGGATCAGATGGCGAACGAGTCGATCAGTATCGCCGGGCACTGGAAGCCGTCCGACGCTATGCCGAGTATGCACTCACACTCAACGTCTCTCTGGCGGTTGAACCCATCAACCGATACGAAACCAATTACCTAAACACAATCAGGGAAACCCTGCAGTTCGTTGGCAATGTCGGTCTAAGCAACGTAGGCATTCTGCCCGACACCTTCCACATGAATATCGAAGAGGTTTCATTGGCCGAGTCGTTGCGATCGGCCGGGAAGCTGATCCTGCACACGCAGTTCACCGACAGCAACCGGCTGGCGGCGGGGCAAGGTCACGTTGACTTCCGGGTTCTGGCAGGGGTGCTGCGGGAGCTCGACTATTCCGGCTACCTCTCAGCCGAGATATTGCCTCATCCCGACAGCCGAACCGCCGCCCAACAGGCGATCGAATTCTTCAGAAACCTATGACGCTCCACCAGGAACGACGCCTTAGATCGAAGACGTAGCCCTCTTCTCTCAGGCTGAAATCGAGGAACATCTCAGGAACCCCGGTGAGCCGGGATATCTGAATCCCTACCGCGCCTGACGACCGTTCGAGTGAGCCGGCCGGCTCCCTACCGCTCGATGGGATATCCGACGATCGATCCCCACTCGGTCCACGAACCGTCGTATACGCGAACGCGGTCTCGTCCGAGCAAGCGGGTGAGCACAAACCATCCGAGAGAGGCCCGATGACTCAAGCGACAAGAGGTGACAACCTCGTGTTCGTCTGAGACCCCGACCTTCCGGAATTCGGCCCACAATTCGTCGGGTGCTTTGAACGTTCCCTCTTCAGTGAGGAGTTGTTCCCGGGGAAGGTGGCGAGCTCCGGGTATGTGGCCACGGCGCTCCGCGCCGTGATCGAAGGGGGCCGTGAGGGGCGCCACTCGCTCCCCGGAGAACTCCTCAGCCGAGCGCAGGTCGATGAGCACCCGGCGCGGATCTTCGAGACCGGCCAATACACCTTGGCGTCCTATCCGACAGGTATCGTCAGCCCGACCAGGCGTGACTGTCCGCGGCGCGACCACCGGGCGATCATCAGTCTGAGGGAACCCACGCGTTGCCCAGATCTCGTGTCCACCATCCAGCACGGCCGTTCGTTCTTCGAATCCAGCCATGGCCAGCACCCAATAGGCGTAGGTAGCAAACTGGATTGGATCACCTACCAGCACCAGGGTCGTGTCATCCCCCACTCCGAACGCTCCGAGGCGTTCCGCCAACACCGCCGGGCTGGCGAACTCCCGATCTAGTTCATGCCAGAGCAGGTCTTTCCAATAGACGTAGTGAGCTCCGTCGATATGGCCGGAGAAGTAGGCGGCCTTGTCGGGTTGGTAGAAAGACACTTCCAGCACCGCCACGTCGGGACCCCCGACCCGATCGAGCAACCACTCGGGCGAAACCAGCGGGTCGACCATCAGAGGGTTATCCCACAACGGCCGGACTGCCGTGTCCGGGTCGAAACGGCTGGTTCTTTGCGAGCTGCGGCCATGTCGGTGACCCTCCTCACCCGTAGAAAGCCAGGAGGATTGAGCCTCCCACTATGAACATACCTCCGAGCCAGATGCGCGGAGTAACCCGCTCGAGGTGCTGACCAACCACGATCGGGGACAAGATCAAGACGACGATCACCGCCAACCTCCCGATCGACAAGACGGCAGCCACGGTAATCAGGCTCAAGGCAATCCAGTTGGCCGCGATCGAGAACCCGGTAAGAAGGCCGACAACAAACTGCAATCCCAGATCGCCCCGATTCGCGGTGGCCAGGCCTAGCTTGCCGCGCCGAATCCACACCACCGGCAAATACGCCAGCATGCTGGCGGTCATACCGATCGCCACACCCACTACCGGAAAAGGGACCTCGTCCAGTCCGCGCCGCACAAACACCGGACTGAGCGACCAACACAACGCGGTGAGCAACCCAAACAGAGTGCCACCCGCCCATCGGGTCAGGGCTCCGCCCGATTCATCCATTGGATATCAAGAAGACGCCGATCACTACGAGCGCCACCCCCATCATTGCCGGGAAGCTCAAAACCTCACCCAACGCAACGGCTGCGATCACCGTCCCGAAGAGAGGACTAGTACCGATCAGCGCCCCAGTTCGAGCTGCGCCAATCCGCCGCTGGCTGAAGGTGAGGAAGGTCCAACCGAGTGAGAAGTGGATAACGCCGGCGAGAGAGAAGTTCACGAACGCCATCAGCGGGGCATCACCCAACACATCCAGGTCGCCCATGACTGCGACCGCACCAAAGAGCACCAGTGCGCTGACCGTCAACAAAATGAAGGTAGCCAGGAAGCGGTCGACTCCGCGACCGGCTCGCCGGTGCAAGGTCTGGAAGACGCCGAAACCAATCCCCGCCGCGGTTGCCCAGTAGATGCCGCTCATCGGCAGGTCCAAGTCCAGAGAGAACTGTCGGTCTGGCCATCCAGGCAAAGCCGGGCCAGTTCGGGATCACCGAACAACTGCGTCACGGACCGCTCGCGAAACTCCCATCCGGGTTCCAACACGGATCCTCTCAGAGTCTCGAGACGGTCAGCCCGCCGTCGATAGTCAAGATCTGGCCGGTCGCGTACGGCAGGTCGCCGCCCACCAGCGTCGCGACCGCCGCAGCCACGTCCTCTGGCGTCCCGAAGCGCCGATCCAACGTGAGCCCGGCTTCGATCAACGCCTCATATTTCCCGGCAACGGGAGCGGTCATATCGGTTTCGATGACCCCGGGCCGCACTTCGTAGACCTCGATCCCGTGGTCGGCGAGCCGAGTAGCCCACAGTAACGTCGTCATCGAGAGGCCCGCCTTGCTGATGCAATACTCACCTCGGTTGGGCGAAACAACTGCTGCGCTGATCGAAGTGATGTTCACGATCCGTCCGCGGAACGACGAGTCGGCCTCATGCTCTTGAATCATGTGTCTCGCCAGGGATTGGGTGAGCAGGAACGGTCCCTTGAGGTTGACGGCGAGCACCGTATCAAGGTCTTCCTCCGAAACCTCCAGGAGGTCCTTGCGTCCCGGCGATGTGATCCCCGCATTGTTGACCAGCACATCGAGGCGTCCGACAGCCTTCAGCGTCTCGGCAACGAGGTGGCTGCGCCCATCCGCCATTCCAACATCAGCTGCCACGTAGGCAGCCTCCCCGAAGCGTGACAGTTCCTCGAGCGTTTCGGCGATAGCTTCCACGGCACGCAGACCATTGATAACCACCTGGTAGCCGTCGGTGAGGAGTCTCCTGGCGATACCGAGCCCGATGCCGCGGGAACCACCGGTCACGAGGGCAGTGCGGGGGGTCACGAGATCCCCTCGATCGGACCGAAGAAGGTGAGGTAGGGATCACCTTCGATGAGTCGTTGCACGTAGAGGGCTGCCTCCATGAGGTGGTAATCACCCCACAGCACCGATTCGCCGGATGGAACGTGGGTGTCGTCCGGAGCGTGGTCCCAGCCGTTCGGTCGGTGGTACACGCCGTGGAGGAGCAAGCCTTCATGCTCGGGATCGAGACTCAAGTAACCGTCGGAGAGTAGGGTCCGCATGACCGTCAGGCCCGCCTTCGTGTACCGGACTCCCGAGGAAGCTCCGGCGGCGGTGAGATAGTTGCCGAGCCTCAGCAAACCCTGGGCGGCGATGGCCCCCGCCGAACTGTCGACCGGTTCATGTGGGTTGTGCGGTTCGGCCGGCCGGTCGAGGTAGGCGCCCATCGACGCCAGGCCGGGTGCTCCTGTATCCCAGTAAGGCACACCGTCGATCGGGGTGTGCTCGATGTAGAAGTCACAGGAAGCGGTGGCCGCGGCGATCATCATCGAACGAACTGCTTCCCTCCCGCCGACCGGTTCCAGCTCCGCGTCTGCGACGGTGTCGAGGAACTCGAGCAGTTCGGGGTATCCGGACATGACCCAAGCGAGGCCGCGAGTCCACGTAGTAAAGGGCGAATATCCCTGTTGGGTGCTGGGGGCCCGATAGTTGCCGTCGTTGACGTTGAACAGCGTCTCATGGGCCACCCGACCCCGGACGTCGAAAGTATCGCGACCTTCACCGTAGAACACGTTGTATCTGGCCGTGGTGGCCGCATGCTGGATCCCGCGCTCGAGCAGCGAAATGGACTCGTCGTTCTCGCCCAGCAGGCGGTGCCCCAGGCGGTGGGCCAAAACAAGGGAACGAATCGAGCGGATCGTGTCACAGAACAGGGAGTGGGGGCCGTTGAACGAGTGAATGAAGCCACCGCCCTCGGCAGTTCTGGTCCAGCGCATCGCCTGCACGGCTCCGCTCACTCGCAGCGCATCCTCGTAGAACGCCAACTCCCACGCGTCAAAGGGAGTCCGATCCTCGAGCATCAGCCGCCTGAGGTTCCCGTAGGTGCTGACGTTGTTGAAGCCGTGGTCGTGGACGCCTGCATGCGTCAGGTGCGGGGCCATATGGTCACGGGTGAGGCGCCGGCCGAGATCAAGAGCTTCTTGGTCGCCGGTCGCATCGAACTGCAGGATGGCTTCACCGTAGAGAAAACCTTGGGTCCACTCGGTCCAACCTCTGGCGGTGTATCGACCTTCAACTGTGTACACCGGCGTTGCGTTGTCAGGTGAATCCCGGCGGCACAGCCGCTTGACCTTGGGACCGGCCATGTCCCACAATCTCTTGAGATCCGGGCCGACCGACGCCGGTTCGATGGCGGTGTCAATCTTGATCAAAACGCACTCCGAATCTCAACGGCCACCCGCTTCTGGTGCGAAGCTAGCACTCCGGCTCGGGGCGATTGGTGGAGAGGCACGTGAATCAACCGGTCTTGGCTCGCTTGGTTTTCTTGGCGGCTGCGATTACGACCCGGGCTTCGCTCTTCTTGTAGTGATCGTCGAGCGGGTAGCACCCTGAGGCCAACCCGATGCGAGGTCCGGTCGTGCAATCGCTAAAGGTTCGGCAAATGAGTTTTGGTTCCAGTTCGTGCCCGGCCAAGACATCAGCGGGGAGGTGCGGGTAGCTGAGAGCCATCCTGCCCAAGCCCACCAAGCCGACTCCTCCGGTTCGCACCTGGTATTGAGCCGCGTGGGGGAGCAGTTCCTGCAGGTAGCTGTATCCACTGCCCACCAACACCAGATCGGGGTGCGCCCTCG encodes:
- a CDS encoding sugar phosphate isomerase/epimerase produces the protein MFRTSMAISPTPAEFAPLLFAGDWKGALDAAADLGYDAIEMSVRDPADPAVVSCDAEARRRDIRVSAIATGQSFYSDGWSLTADDPGIQTLLEQRMRRIIDLAAPWEALVVIGGVRGTLSGSDGERVDQYRRALEAVRRYAEYALTLNVSLAVEPINRYETNYLNTIRETLQFVGNVGLSNVGILPDTFHMNIEEVSLAESLRSAGKLILHTQFTDSNRLAAGQGHVDFRVLAGVLRELDYSGYLSAEILPHPDSRTAAQQAIEFFRNL
- a CDS encoding sulfurtransferase, yielding MVDPLVSPEWLLDRVGGPDVAVLEVSFYQPDKAAYFSGHIDGAHYVYWKDLLWHELDREFASPAVLAERLGAFGVGDDTTLVLVGDPIQFATYAYWVLAMAGFEERTAVLDGGHEIWATRGFPQTDDRPVVAPRTVTPGRADDTCRIGRQGVLAGLEDPRRVLIDLRSAEEFSGERVAPLTAPFDHGAERRGHIPGARHLPREQLLTEEGTFKAPDELWAEFRKVGVSDEHEVVTSCRLSHRASLGWFVLTRLLGRDRVRVYDGSWTEWGSIVGYPIER
- a CDS encoding EamA family transporter, giving the protein MDESGGALTRWAGGTLFGLLTALCWSLSPVFVRRGLDEVPFPVVGVAIGMTASMLAYLPVVWIRRGKLGLATANRGDLGLQFVVGLLTGFSIAANWIALSLITVAAVLSIGRLAVIVVLILSPIVVGQHLERVTPRIWLGGMFIVGGSILLAFYG
- a CDS encoding DMT family transporter, producing the protein MSGIYWATAAGIGFGVFQTLHRRAGRGVDRFLATFILLTVSALVLFGAVAVMGDLDVLGDAPLMAFVNFSLAGVIHFSLGWTFLTFSQRRIGAARTGALIGTSPLFGTVIAAVALGEVLSFPAMMGVALVVIGVFLISNG
- a CDS encoding 3-ketoacyl-ACP reductase — translated: MTPRTALVTGGSRGIGLGIARRLLTDGYQVVINGLRAVEAIAETLEELSRFGEAAYVAADVGMADGRSHLVAETLKAVGRLDVLVNNAGITSPGRKDLLEVSEEDLDTVLAVNLKGPFLLTQSLARHMIQEHEADSSFRGRIVNITSISAAVVSPNRGEYCISKAGLSMTTLLWATRLADHGIEVYEVRPGVIETDMTAPVAGKYEALIEAGLTLDRRFGTPEDVAAAVATLVGGDLPYATGQILTIDGGLTVSRL
- a CDS encoding glycoside hydrolase family 88 protein; translated protein: MIKIDTAIEPASVGPDLKRLWDMAGPKVKRLCRRDSPDNATPVYTVEGRYTARGWTEWTQGFLYGEAILQFDATGDQEALDLGRRLTRDHMAPHLTHAGVHDHGFNNVSTYGNLRRLMLEDRTPFDAWELAFYEDALRVSGAVQAMRWTRTAEGGGFIHSFNGPHSLFCDTIRSIRSLVLAHRLGHRLLGENDESISLLERGIQHAATTARYNVFYGEGRDTFDVRGRVAHETLFNVNDGNYRAPSTQQGYSPFTTWTRGLAWVMSGYPELLEFLDTVADAELEPVGGREAVRSMMIAAATASCDFYIEHTPIDGVPYWDTGAPGLASMGAYLDRPAEPHNPHEPVDSSAGAIAAQGLLRLGNYLTAAGASSGVRYTKAGLTVMRTLLSDGYLSLDPEHEGLLLHGVYHRPNGWDHAPDDTHVPSGESVLWGDYHLMEAALYVQRLIEGDPYLTFFGPIEGIS